The Kogia breviceps isolate mKogBre1 chromosome 4, mKogBre1 haplotype 1, whole genome shotgun sequence genome window below encodes:
- the MZB1 gene encoding LOW QUALITY PROTEIN: marginal zone B- and B1-cell-specific protein (The sequence of the model RefSeq protein was modified relative to this genomic sequence to represent the inferred CDS: inserted 2 bases in 1 codon; deleted 1 base in 1 codon): MCPHPGPAPLLASLAGAXGSRERRCVSGVSRALGEGREREGEVSVPHWSGAGSLQQPPLRVHKYTPAPQPQPLLLAEPAPQTMRLSLLLLLLGAWTIPGGLGDRAPLTATAPQLDDEEKFSVHMPAHLRCDACRAVAYQMWQHLTKAEAKLHTLDSGGRSKLSESVYTDVLDRSCSQTWQDYGVGEVDQVKRLMGPGLRKGQEPSISVIIMGAPWPTRLSKTCFHYLGEFGEDQIYEAHQQGQGALEALLCGGPQGACSEEAPVTRAEL, translated from the exons ATGTGTCCTcacccaggcccagcccctctCCTTGCCTCATTGGCTGGAGC GGGGTCCCGCGAGAGGAGGTGTGTGAGCGGTGTCTCCAGGgccctgggggaagggagagaacgAGAGGGTGAGGTGTCGGTTCCCCATTGGTCTGGGGCAGGCTCTCTGCAGCAACCCCCACTGCGCGTACACAAATACACCCCTGCACCCCAACCACAGCCCCTGCTC CTCGCTGAGCCAGCTCCACAGACCATGAGGCtgtcgctgctgctgctgctgctgggggccTGGACCATCCCAGGGGGCCTTGGGGACAGGGCCCCGCTCACAGCCACCGCCCCCCAGCTGGACGATGAAGAGAAGTTCTCAGTTCACATGCCTGCTCACCTGCGCTGTGACGCCTGCAGGGCAGTGGCCTACCAG ATGTGGCAGCATCTGACAAAGGCAGAGGCCAAGCTTCACACCCTGGACTCCGGGGGCCGTAGCAAGCTGAGTGAGTCGGTATACACAGACGTCCTGGACCGGAGCTGCTCCCAGACCTGGCAGGA CTATGGAGTTGGAGAAGTGGACCAGGTGAAACGTCTCATGGGCCCAGGACTTAGGAAGGGGCAGGAGCCGAGCATCAGTGTGATCATCATGGGGGCGCCGTGGCCCACCAG GCTCTCCAAGACATGCTTTCACTACCTGGGGGAGTTTGGAGAAGACCAGATCTATGAAGCCCACCAACAAGGTCAAGGGGCCCTGGAGGCATTGCTGTGTGGAGGCCCCCAGGGGGCCTGCTCAGAGGAGGCACCAGTCACAAGGGCAGAGCTCTAG
- the PROB1 gene encoding proline-rich basic protein 1 encodes MLTAFAPPTLPGLPGRLPAAPARRQDSSSSSGSYHTAPGSPEPPDVGPDAEGRANWPTVAPVLGEGAQPRLSVSAQNSRQQLRPGSGFPRGPASDSRPPQPQLRMLPSGEMEVIFSAGPLFSRSDTEDSEVQQLTTQAFRSLSPPGSASPIPAEPQPQGPDGDSRWATYLQLRPRGPSPATPAQFECVEVALEERAAPARPRTVPKRQIELRPRPRSPPREASAPPPRLFLRTGSLDESLGRLQAAADLVQTALARKLSPATPAPSSATFGPTVPLEPAAPETPHSTRVALEEARSRPPRVHYSSAPARAPRPWPSLRERAIRRDKPAPGTEPLGPVSSSIFLQSGEKIQEAHHQEPKTRFPRETPDRTVLRAQSPSSQSRAPREVSSKAVRPRCPSPLWQAPNGTVRGLRCPSPQNLSPWNRAIRKVSSPSLPEASSAWGNQDAAVTETVNRKSPSPPTLSQWNRGVASARSPSPEAPSSWEVPLPAGGDTVEGSRSPSPPNLSSWETPDRPTGTWSPSPQETWDSTVQSSAVVSTGKAMNGVAQEELVPPTPSAPGTPELTEAQSPSTREMPDLAFRGSQLSPAVAAPQLPLSRLVGTLDADARPEALGSGEAASGRPRVAVPRPRDVRKMVKTTYAPSFPASTPGSGLPAPPAEPRGEEGGASKTQELQALGAPAPAHYTSVFLKDFLPVVSHPYETPEPTPDTVPRDVTQSNGVLRRRAENSTAKPFARTEIRLPGALALGRRPEGTQGVVVRGPGGKNRDAEPQRLVPDDKGRTSPLGGAHTSPQKSPIGPAGTQPPGPPRPTSPQAYPSWSPGIAPKQETPPMAPEPAVAVQSPLPREPQASAGRAAPPQARAASAPPMDRSPEGTSQGARRPPGAAHPGKVLVDPESGRYYFVEAPRQPRLRLLFDPESGQYVEVLLPPSPSVPPRRVYTPLALGPGLYPPAYGPIPGLSLPPSPGPTAFSGPQLPWASEAGPLDGMYYLPVSGTPSPAPPLLLCAPPSSLGPAQPSKGSLFPV; translated from the coding sequence ATGCTGACCGCGTTCGCCCCGCCAACCCTGCCCGGGCTCCCAGGGCGGCTGCCCGCGGCCCCCGCGCGCCGCCAGGACTCCTCCAGTTCGTCGGGCTCTTACCACACGGCTCCGGGTTCTCCAGAGCCCCCGGACGTTGGGCCGGACGCGGAGGGCAGGGCGAATTGGCCCACGGTGGCCCCTGTGCTGGGGGAGGGCGCGCAGCCTCGCCTGTCCGTCAGCGCCCAGAATAGCCGCCAGCAGCTCCGGCCCGGCTCGGGTTTCCCGCGAGGCCCGGCGTCGGACTCGCGgccaccccagccccagctgcGCATGCTGCCGTCGGGGGAGATGGAAGTCATCTTCAGCGCCGGACCCCTGTTCAGCCGTTCCGACACAGAGGATAGCGAGGTGCAACAGCTCACGACGCAGGCCTTCCGCAGCCTCTCTCCGCCCGGCTCCGCGTCTCCCATCCCTGCCGAACCGCAGCCCCAGGGCCCCGACGGTGACTCCCGCTGGGCCACCTACCTGCAGCTGCGACCCCGCGGGCCGAGTCCTGCCACCCCAGCGCAGTTCGAGTGTGTGGAGGTGGCGCTGGAGGAGCGTGCCGCGCCTGCCAGGCCCCGGACGGTGCCCAAACGTCAGATCGAGCTGCGCCCCCGGCCCCGGAGTCCCCCGCGGGAGGCCAGCGCGCCGCCCCCGCGACTGTTCCTGCGCACCGGCTCCCTGGACGAGTCTCTGGGTCGCCTGCAGGCTGCCGCGGACCTCGTGCAGACGGCGCTGGCCAGAAAACTGAGCCCCGCGACCCCTGCCCCAAGCAGCGCCACCTTCGGACCCACGGTACCGCTAGAGCCTGCGGCCCCGGAAACGCCCCACAGTACTCGAGTGGCCCTGGAGGAGGCCAGGTCTCGGCCACCTCGTGTGCATTATAGTTCAGCCCCCGCCAGGGCCCCGCGACCGTGGCCTAGCCTCCGTGAGCGCGCAATTCGGCGCGACAAGCCCGCGCCCGGGACCGAGCCGCTGGGTCCAGTTAGTTCCAGCATCTTCCTGCAGTCTGGGGAGAAGATCCAGGAGGCGCACCACCAGGAACCCAAGACTCGGTTCCCGCGAGAGACTCCGGATCGAACCGTCCTGAGGGCACAGAGTCCGTCTTCCCAGTCTAGGGCCCCCCGGGAGGTTTCAAGTAAGGCTGTGAGACCGAGGTGCCCATCCCCGCTGTGGCAAGCCCCAAATGGGACCGTGCGGGGTCTTCGCTGCCCCTCGCCCCAGAACCTGTCCCCGTGGAACAGGGCTATCCGGAAGGTGAGTAGCCCGTCGCTCCCCGAGGCATCCTCCGCATGGGGAAATCAGGATGCTGCTGTCACGGAAACTGTCAACAGAAAGAGCCCTTCCCCTCCGACCCTTTCCCAGTGGAATCGGGGTGTTGCCAGTGCAAGAAGCCCATCCCCCGAAGCTCCTTCCTCGTGGGAGGTTCCGCTTCCGGCAGGTGGGGATACAGTTGAGGGGAGTAGGAGCCCGTCCCCGCCAAACTTGTCCTCATGGGAGACTCCAGATCGTCCTACTGGGACGTGGAGCCCATCGCCCCAAGAGACGTGGGACTCCACAGTGCAGAGCTCAGCGGTAGTGTCTACGGGGAAAGCTATGAATGGAGTAGCCCAGGAGGAACTGGTGCCACCCACGCCATCTGCACCTGGGACTCCAGAGCTAACAGAGGCGCAGAGTCCGTCCACGCGGGAGATGCCGGATCTTGCTTTCCGCGGCAGCCAGCTGTCGCCAGCAGTGGCTGcaccccagctgcccctcagtcGCCTCGTGGGCACCCTGGATGCCGATGCGCGCCCAGAAGCCTTGGGCTCTGGAGAAGCGGCCTCGGGACGTCCGCGTGTGGCCGTTCCGCGGCCCCGCGACGTGCGCAAGATGGTGAAGACCACATACGCGCCAAGCTTCCCGGCAAGCACCCCAGGCTCAGGGCTGCCTGCGCCTCCTGCGGAACCCCGCGGGGAGGAAGGCGGCGCATCCAAGACACAAGAGCTTCAGGCGCTGGGGGCCCCCGCCCCGGCTCACTACACTTCCGTTTTTCTCAAGGACTTTCTGCCGGTCGTGTCACACCCCTACGAGACCCCAGAGCCAACCCCAGACACAGTCCCCCGGGACGTTACGCAGTCCAACGGGGTCCTGCGGCGGAGGGCAGAGAACAGCACGGCGAAACCCTTCGCGCGCACTGAGATCCGCCTGCCTGGTGCCTTGGCCTTAGGCCGCCGGCCGGAGGGAACCCAGGGAGTCGTGGTGCGCGGTCCCGGCGGAAAGAACAGGGATGCAGAGCCCCAGCGCCTCGTCCCCGACGACAAGGGTCGTACCAGCCCTCTAGGCGGCGCTCACACCTCACCCCAGAAGTCGCCGATAGGACCGGCAGGGACCCAACCTCCCGGACCGCCCCGACCCACCTCCCCGCAGGCGTACCCTAGCTGGAGCCCTGGAATAGCACCGAAACAGGAGACGCCACCTATGGCCCCTGAGCCCGCGGTTGCTGTCCAGTCGCCCCTCCCGCGGGAGCCCCAGGCGTCCGCTGGCAGAGCGGCCCCGCCCCAGGCCCGCGCCGCCTCGGCGCCTCCCATGGACCGGTCCCCGGAAGGCACCTCCCAGGGGGCGCGCAGGCCTCCTGGGGCCGCGCACCCGGGGAAGGTCCTGGTGGACCCAGAAAGCGGCCGCTACTACTTTGTGGAGGCGCCGAGGCAGCCTCGGCTGCGGCTGCTCTTCGACCCCGAGAGCGGGCAGTACGTGGAGGTGCTGCTGCCACCCTCGCCCTCGGTGCCACCCCGCCGCGTCTACACCCCGCTGGCCCTGGGCCCCGGCCTCTACCCACCGGCCTATGGGCCTATccctggcctctcactgccaccGTCCCCGGGCCCGACGGCCTTCAGCGGCCCCCAGCTACCCTGGGCCTCCGAGGCAGGGCCCCTGGACGGGATGTACTACCTGCCAGTGAGCGGAACCCCCAGCCCCGCGCCTCCTCtgctcctctgtgctccaccctcCAGCTTGGGTCCTGCCCAGCCGAGCAAGGGCTCCTTGTTCCCCGTGTGA
- the SPATA24 gene encoding spermatogenesis-associated protein 24 isoform X5, with amino-acid sequence MATPVGWSQGGSGSVCLAFDQLRDVIESQEELIHQLRNVMVLQDENFVSKEEFQAVEKKLVEEKAAHAKTKVLLAKEEEKLQFALGEVEVLSKQLEKEKLAFEKALSSVKSRALQESSKKDQLITKCNGITCLTSGSRSSRRTTWPRCWTRSIRKPRGRVRPGAASVPGKNKMVVSFLLSGCNAQPLPSLLWWSPS; translated from the exons ATGGCGACGCCCGTCGGGTGGTCGCAGGGGGGTTCAGGATCAGTGTGTCTCGCCTTCGATCAACTGCGGGACGTGATTGAGTCTCAGGAGGAACTGATCCACCAGCTGAGGAACGTG ATGGTTCTCCAGGACGAAAATTTTGTCAGTAAAGAAGAGTTCCAGGCAGTGGAGAAAAAGCTGGTG GAAGAGAAAGCTGCCCATGCCAAGACCAAGGTTCTCCTGGCCAAGGAAGAGGAGAAGTTGCAGTTTGCCCTCGGAGAGGTAGAGGTGCTGTCTAAACAGCTGGAGAAAGAGAAGCTGGCCTTTGAAAAGGC GCTCTCCAGTGTCAAGAGCAGAGCCCTGCAAGAGTCCAGCAAGAAGGACCAGCTCATCACCAAGTGCAATG GAATCACATGTCTGACTTCCGGATCCAGAAGCAGCAGGAGAACTACATGGCCCAGGTGCTGGACCAGAAGCATAAGAAAGCCTCGGGGACGCGTCAGACCCGGAGCTGCCAGCGTcccagggaaaaataaaatggtcgTCTCCTTCCTGTTATCTGGCTGTAATGCCCAACCTCTGCCTTCTCTGCTGTGGTGGTCCCCATCCTGA
- the SPATA24 gene encoding spermatogenesis-associated protein 24 isoform X1, with translation MATPVGWSQGGSGSVCLAFDQLRDVIESQEELIHQLRNVMVLQDENFVSKEEFQAVEKKLVEEKAAHAKTKVLLAKEEEKLQFALGEVEVLSKQLEKEKLAFEKALSSVKSRALQESSKKDQLITKCNGRSSWDGNHSSSLPLSPTEIESHIIKQEDILNGKENEIKELQQVISQQKEIFRSSRRTTWPRCWTRSIRKPRGRVRPGAASVPGKNKMVVSFLLSGCNAQPLPSLLWWSPS, from the exons ATGGCGACGCCCGTCGGGTGGTCGCAGGGGGGTTCAGGATCAGTGTGTCTCGCCTTCGATCAACTGCGGGACGTGATTGAGTCTCAGGAGGAACTGATCCACCAGCTGAGGAACGTG ATGGTTCTCCAGGACGAAAATTTTGTCAGTAAAGAAGAGTTCCAGGCAGTGGAGAAAAAGCTGGTG GAAGAGAAAGCTGCCCATGCCAAGACCAAGGTTCTCCTGGCCAAGGAAGAGGAGAAGTTGCAGTTTGCCCTCGGAGAGGTAGAGGTGCTGTCTAAACAGCTGGAGAAAGAGAAGCTGGCCTTTGAAAAGGC GCTCTCCAGTGTCAAGAGCAGAGCCCTGCAAGAGTCCAGCAAGAAGGACCAGCTCATCACCAAGTGCAATG GAAGGAGCTCATGGGATGGGAACcactcctcctccctgcctctctcccccaCAGAAATTGAGTCTCACATAATAAAGCAAGAAGATATACTTAATGGCAAAGAGAATGAGATTAAGGAGTTGCAGCAAGTTATCAGCCAGCAGAAAGAGATCTTCAG AAGCAGCAGGAGAACTACATGGCCCAGGTGCTGGACCAGAAGCATAAGAAAGCCTCGGGGACGCGTCAGACCCGGAGCTGCCAGCGTcccagggaaaaataaaatggtcgTCTCCTTCCTGTTATCTGGCTGTAATGCCCAACCTCTGCCTTCTCTGCTGTGGTGGTCCCCATCCTGA
- the SPATA24 gene encoding spermatogenesis-associated protein 24 isoform X3 produces the protein MATPVGWSQGGSGSVCLAFDQLRDVIESQEELIHQLRNVMVLQDENFVSKEEFQAVEKKLVEEKAAHAKTKVLLAKEEEKLQFALGEVEVLSKQLEKEKLAFEKALSSVKSRALQESSKKDQLITKCNEIESHIIKQEDILNGKENEIKELQQVISQQKEIFRSSRRTTWPRCWTRSIRKPRGRVRPGAASVPGKNKMVVSFLLSGCNAQPLPSLLWWSPS, from the exons ATGGCGACGCCCGTCGGGTGGTCGCAGGGGGGTTCAGGATCAGTGTGTCTCGCCTTCGATCAACTGCGGGACGTGATTGAGTCTCAGGAGGAACTGATCCACCAGCTGAGGAACGTG ATGGTTCTCCAGGACGAAAATTTTGTCAGTAAAGAAGAGTTCCAGGCAGTGGAGAAAAAGCTGGTG GAAGAGAAAGCTGCCCATGCCAAGACCAAGGTTCTCCTGGCCAAGGAAGAGGAGAAGTTGCAGTTTGCCCTCGGAGAGGTAGAGGTGCTGTCTAAACAGCTGGAGAAAGAGAAGCTGGCCTTTGAAAAGGC GCTCTCCAGTGTCAAGAGCAGAGCCCTGCAAGAGTCCAGCAAGAAGGACCAGCTCATCACCAAGTGCAATG AAATTGAGTCTCACATAATAAAGCAAGAAGATATACTTAATGGCAAAGAGAATGAGATTAAGGAGTTGCAGCAAGTTATCAGCCAGCAGAAAGAGATCTTCAG AAGCAGCAGGAGAACTACATGGCCCAGGTGCTGGACCAGAAGCATAAGAAAGCCTCGGGGACGCGTCAGACCCGGAGCTGCCAGCGTcccagggaaaaataaaatggtcgTCTCCTTCCTGTTATCTGGCTGTAATGCCCAACCTCTGCCTTCTCTGCTGTGGTGGTCCCCATCCTGA
- the SPATA24 gene encoding spermatogenesis-associated protein 24 isoform X2 gives MATPVGWSQGGSGSVCLAFDQLRDVIESQEELIHQLRNVMVLQDENFVSKEEFQAVEKKLVEEKAAHAKTKVLLAKEEEKLQFALGEVEVLSKQLEKEKLAFEKALSSVKSRALQESSKKDQLITKCNGRSSWDGNHSSSLPLSPTEIESHIIKQEDILNGKENEIKELQQVISQQKEIFRNHMSDFRIQKQQENYMAQVLDQKHKKASGTRQTRSCQRPREK, from the exons ATGGCGACGCCCGTCGGGTGGTCGCAGGGGGGTTCAGGATCAGTGTGTCTCGCCTTCGATCAACTGCGGGACGTGATTGAGTCTCAGGAGGAACTGATCCACCAGCTGAGGAACGTG ATGGTTCTCCAGGACGAAAATTTTGTCAGTAAAGAAGAGTTCCAGGCAGTGGAGAAAAAGCTGGTG GAAGAGAAAGCTGCCCATGCCAAGACCAAGGTTCTCCTGGCCAAGGAAGAGGAGAAGTTGCAGTTTGCCCTCGGAGAGGTAGAGGTGCTGTCTAAACAGCTGGAGAAAGAGAAGCTGGCCTTTGAAAAGGC GCTCTCCAGTGTCAAGAGCAGAGCCCTGCAAGAGTCCAGCAAGAAGGACCAGCTCATCACCAAGTGCAATG GAAGGAGCTCATGGGATGGGAACcactcctcctccctgcctctctcccccaCAGAAATTGAGTCTCACATAATAAAGCAAGAAGATATACTTAATGGCAAAGAGAATGAGATTAAGGAGTTGCAGCAAGTTATCAGCCAGCAGAAAGAGATCTTCAG GAATCACATGTCTGACTTCCGGATCCAGAAGCAGCAGGAGAACTACATGGCCCAGGTGCTGGACCAGAAGCATAAGAAAGCCTCGGGGACGCGTCAGACCCGGAGCTGCCAGCGTcccagggaaaaataa
- the SPATA24 gene encoding spermatogenesis-associated protein 24 isoform X4, whose protein sequence is MATPVGWSQGGSGSVCLAFDQLRDVIESQEELIHQLRNVMVLQDENFVSKEEFQAVEKKLVEEKAAHAKTKVLLAKEEEKLQFALGEVEVLSKQLEKEKLAFEKALSSVKSRALQESSKKDQLITKCNEIESHIIKQEDILNGKENEIKELQQVISQQKEIFRNHMSDFRIQKQQENYMAQVLDQKHKKASGTRQTRSCQRPREK, encoded by the exons ATGGCGACGCCCGTCGGGTGGTCGCAGGGGGGTTCAGGATCAGTGTGTCTCGCCTTCGATCAACTGCGGGACGTGATTGAGTCTCAGGAGGAACTGATCCACCAGCTGAGGAACGTG ATGGTTCTCCAGGACGAAAATTTTGTCAGTAAAGAAGAGTTCCAGGCAGTGGAGAAAAAGCTGGTG GAAGAGAAAGCTGCCCATGCCAAGACCAAGGTTCTCCTGGCCAAGGAAGAGGAGAAGTTGCAGTTTGCCCTCGGAGAGGTAGAGGTGCTGTCTAAACAGCTGGAGAAAGAGAAGCTGGCCTTTGAAAAGGC GCTCTCCAGTGTCAAGAGCAGAGCCCTGCAAGAGTCCAGCAAGAAGGACCAGCTCATCACCAAGTGCAATG AAATTGAGTCTCACATAATAAAGCAAGAAGATATACTTAATGGCAAAGAGAATGAGATTAAGGAGTTGCAGCAAGTTATCAGCCAGCAGAAAGAGATCTTCAG GAATCACATGTCTGACTTCCGGATCCAGAAGCAGCAGGAGAACTACATGGCCCAGGTGCTGGACCAGAAGCATAAGAAAGCCTCGGGGACGCGTCAGACCCGGAGCTGCCAGCGTcccagggaaaaataa